A window of the Deinococcus betulae genome harbors these coding sequences:
- a CDS encoding PRTRC system protein B has translation MHVDIQIDAGRDYQPHSAILVYRDRQSGHTIAEAHPAYRQGTEFHVAEAHPLTSGDVVDLLSQLGATALQFVPAHAVAASALAVAWWVPAQPRALFFLSHTDEAVNALSGQVFPQPPLLFIARQGHLSVYALAEDERPGPDTPLMAAPYFNIFTGHGVCKGSTPYPGHVDATRTAEWEQAFFGSNFTHHASGTRKITRFGGSHAELWQAAAQAGRFDPAWLVATGTTLKEALG, from the coding sequence ATGCACGTTGATATCCAGATTGATGCCGGCCGCGACTACCAGCCCCACAGCGCCATCCTGGTCTACCGCGACCGGCAGTCCGGGCACACCATCGCCGAAGCCCACCCCGCCTACCGCCAGGGCACCGAGTTCCACGTGGCCGAAGCCCATCCCCTCACCAGCGGCGACGTCGTCGACCTGCTCAGCCAGCTCGGGGCCACCGCCCTGCAATTTGTGCCCGCGCACGCGGTGGCCGCCAGCGCCCTGGCGGTCGCCTGGTGGGTCCCCGCCCAACCCCGCGCCCTCTTCTTCCTCAGCCACACCGACGAAGCGGTCAACGCCCTCAGCGGTCAGGTCTTCCCCCAGCCGCCCCTGCTGTTCATCGCCCGCCAGGGCCACCTCTCGGTCTACGCCCTGGCTGAAGATGAACGGCCAGGCCCCGACACGCCGCTGATGGCCGCCCCTTACTTCAACATCTTCACGGGCCACGGGGTCTGCAAGGGCAGCACGCCTTACCCCGGGCATGTGGACGCCACCCGCACCGCCGAGTGGGAACAGGCCTTCTTCGGCTCGAACTTCACCCACCACGCCTCCGGTACCCGGAAGATCACCCGCTTCGGGGGCTCGCACGCGGAACTGTGGCAGGCGGCCGCTCAGGCGGGCCGCTTTGACCCAGCCTGGCTGGTGGCCACCGGCACCACCCTCAAGGAGGCCCTCGGATGA
- a CDS encoding PRTRC system ThiF family protein produces the protein MTRRYLPNLKTPLRIAVVGCGGTGSHVLSGLTHLHHALLALGGAGLDVVAYDPDTVESHNVVRQRFYPSDVGRVKSEVLITRINRAHGLQWRSVPRTFAEGPNHRKWEVVIGCVDSRAGRAEIRRLVTSGPCDHTRFWLDIGNARFPDGRFGGQVVLGEPCNNRNWRSRRAGRLPIASELYPELVNTRLPEDDQPSCSALESLKRQDLFLNALLAQHALNILWRVLLDRRLDVTGVFLDASSHVVMPVRAPTAEALAEAS, from the coding sequence ATGACCCGACGCTACCTGCCCAACCTCAAGACCCCCCTCCGCATCGCGGTCGTCGGCTGCGGCGGTACCGGCAGCCATGTCCTGTCGGGCCTCACCCACCTGCACCACGCCCTGCTGGCCCTGGGCGGCGCAGGCCTCGACGTGGTGGCCTACGACCCCGACACCGTGGAGAGTCACAACGTCGTGCGCCAGCGCTTCTACCCCAGCGACGTCGGCCGGGTCAAAAGCGAGGTCCTGATCACCCGCATCAACCGCGCGCACGGCCTCCAGTGGCGCTCGGTGCCCCGCACCTTCGCCGAGGGACCCAATCACCGCAAATGGGAGGTCGTCATCGGGTGCGTCGATTCGCGGGCCGGGCGCGCCGAGATCCGGCGCCTGGTCACGTCGGGTCCCTGTGACCACACCCGCTTCTGGCTCGACATCGGCAACGCCCGCTTTCCCGATGGCCGCTTCGGGGGCCAGGTGGTCCTGGGCGAGCCCTGCAACAACCGCAACTGGCGCTCCCGGCGCGCGGGGCGTCTGCCCATCGCCAGCGAACTGTACCCCGAGCTGGTCAATACCCGCCTGCCGGAGGACGACCAGCCCTCGTGCAGCGCCCTGGAGAGTCTGAAGCGCCAGGACCTCTTCCTGAACGCCCTGCTCGCCCAGCACGCCCTGAACATCCTGTGGCGGGTCCTGCTCGACCGCCGGCTCGATGTCACGGGGGTGTTCCTAGACGCCAGCAGCCACGTGGTCATGCCCGTGCGGGCGCCCACCGCTGAGGCACTCGCTGAAGCAAGTTGA
- a CDS encoding N-6 DNA methylase yields the protein MTQTPLWLKKVQALEHHHGDVFRDFVRMAACVCSCGEREDEYRRTVQRYPRAELETLCEAFGDVLGHKLRNPFDDIFGETYMARVSPTTRQRLGEVYTPSAVAMLMARMSVHPPEPGRTLTVAEPACGSGILVLGFAEALEGLGVSRLHLQVQATDLNPLAADMALINLGLAGIPAIVRHGNTLTNEVFHAHQTPAWRFARPYSGEPQLEQLSGGDLLTMLRVTVPPPTRLAS from the coding sequence ATGACCCAGACCCCCCTCTGGCTGAAGAAGGTCCAAGCCCTGGAACACCATCACGGCGACGTGTTCCGCGATTTCGTTCGAATGGCCGCGTGCGTGTGCAGTTGCGGCGAGCGCGAAGACGAGTACCGCCGCACGGTGCAGCGCTATCCCCGTGCGGAACTGGAGACGCTCTGCGAGGCCTTTGGCGATGTGCTGGGCCACAAGCTGCGGAACCCCTTTGACGACATCTTCGGCGAGACGTACATGGCCCGCGTCAGCCCCACGACCCGGCAGCGCCTGGGCGAGGTCTACACCCCGAGCGCCGTGGCCATGCTCATGGCCCGGATGAGCGTGCACCCACCCGAGCCTGGCCGCACCTTGACGGTCGCAGAGCCCGCCTGCGGAAGCGGCATCCTGGTCCTCGGCTTTGCCGAAGCGCTGGAAGGGCTGGGCGTCAGTAGGCTGCACCTTCAAGTCCAGGCCACTGATCTGAACCCACTGGCCGCCGATATGGCGCTAATCAACCTGGGCCTCGCGGGCATTCCGGCCATCGTGAGGCACGGCAACACGCTGACGAACGAGGTGTTCCACGCCCACCAGACACCTGCCTGGCGTTTCGCCCGCCCCTACAGTGGCGAGCCGCAGCTGGAGCAGCTGTCGGGTGGAGACCTGCTGACGATGCTCCGCGTCACCGTGCCCCCTCCGACACGCCTGGCAAGCTGA
- a CDS encoding AAA family ATPase has product MPPKPAPGTTQVTSAELRSRFPELLEQLGQGTRVVVTHYRRPIGALVNLDDLQRLRRADVTEAHTGQGRPMQIIGTHNQSGGVGKTTCVAELGYDLSTRLNPRTGQRNRVLLVDTDPQASLTKRFGLHDDPASPAHLITSTLFMSVMDPQLPLPAPLPSPTVPELHLIPSNQHLIRLDALLYSDDALLPHLGQVLRRYDTYDYILIDTPPSRGMITRAALIASDHVIIPVNSSLKAMENFDSVSEIIGQSQRHNPALRVAMFLLTHFQKNTLHDQDVQRILHTQYAGIAPTSSPLPHRKALFNDAGLARLPVALYRPKDPVNADLRRITDELLAYIGEPVVA; this is encoded by the coding sequence ATGCCGCCCAAGCCCGCGCCGGGAACCACACAGGTCACCAGCGCCGAATTGCGGTCCCGCTTCCCCGAGCTCCTGGAGCAGCTGGGGCAAGGCACCCGCGTGGTCGTCACGCATTACCGCCGGCCCATCGGCGCACTCGTCAACCTGGATGATCTCCAGCGGCTGCGACGTGCCGATGTGACCGAGGCCCACACCGGGCAGGGGAGACCTATGCAGATCATTGGCACGCACAACCAGTCCGGCGGGGTGGGCAAGACCACTTGCGTCGCGGAACTGGGCTACGACCTCAGCACGCGCCTCAATCCACGCACCGGGCAGCGCAACCGGGTGCTGCTGGTCGACACCGATCCGCAGGCCTCCTTGACCAAGCGCTTCGGGCTGCACGACGACCCCGCGTCTCCTGCCCACCTCATCACCAGCACCCTGTTCATGAGTGTCATGGACCCCCAACTGCCCCTGCCGGCGCCGCTCCCATCACCTACGGTGCCGGAGCTGCACCTGATCCCCTCCAACCAGCACTTGATTCGCCTGGACGCCCTGCTGTACAGCGACGACGCCCTGCTGCCCCATCTCGGCCAGGTGCTGCGCCGCTACGACACCTACGATTACATCCTGATCGACACCCCGCCCAGCCGGGGCATGATCACCCGCGCGGCCCTCATTGCCAGCGATCACGTCATCATCCCCGTGAACAGCAGTCTGAAGGCCATGGAGAATTTCGACAGCGTCTCGGAAATCATCGGTCAGTCCCAGCGGCACAACCCCGCGCTGCGGGTGGCCATGTTCCTGCTCACCCATTTCCAGAAGAACACGCTCCATGACCAGGACGTGCAGCGCATCCTGCACACGCAGTACGCCGGGATTGCCCCCACCAGCAGTCCACTCCCTCACCGCAAGGCCCTGTTCAATGACGCGGGCCTCGCCCGCCTGCCGGTGGCGCTGTACCGGCCCAAGGACCCGGTGAATGCGGATCTGCGCCGCATCACGGACGAGTTGCTCGCCTACATCGGTGAGCCGGTGGTGGCATGA
- a CDS encoding ParB/RepB/Spo0J family partition protein: MTRGRPSMAARTPAPATVLGNLDLQRARVIPCAQIQVMDRHNPRGRYSKDQAFTDEGLQALAASIRERGVLQPVLLRLAADGRYELVAGERRFRAAQLAGLSGVPAIVEQVADADLLEYALIENLQREAMNPVDQTFGMLELLSQRTGHPLRDLPPYLNRLRNGTEADEHRVEETLQQVGGWTLLTFATRNVKFLSLNDAELEAVAAGRLTSTAAFELLPLGEHEERAALLDTTIREGWTAKEVRHQVKQLLQATDAPSEAKMLVDRVKTALTERRVGDLSAETRHQLAQLVEQMETLLSTQQEARAPRRGRRGKGEAPAS, translated from the coding sequence ATGACCCGTGGACGGCCCAGCATGGCGGCGCGGACCCCAGCGCCCGCGACCGTCCTGGGCAACCTCGATCTCCAGCGGGCCCGTGTCATTCCCTGCGCACAGATCCAGGTCATGGACCGGCACAATCCCAGGGGCCGCTACTCGAAGGACCAGGCCTTCACCGACGAGGGCCTGCAGGCGCTGGCCGCCTCAATCCGGGAGCGGGGCGTCTTGCAACCGGTGCTGCTGCGCCTGGCGGCCGACGGCCGTTACGAGCTGGTGGCGGGCGAGCGCCGCTTCCGCGCCGCCCAGCTGGCTGGTCTCAGTGGAGTTCCAGCCATCGTGGAACAGGTGGCCGACGCGGACCTGCTGGAATACGCCTTGATTGAAAACCTCCAGCGGGAGGCCATGAATCCGGTCGATCAGACCTTCGGCATGCTGGAGTTGCTCAGCCAGCGCACCGGGCATCCCCTGCGCGACCTGCCGCCGTACCTCAACCGTCTGCGCAACGGCACAGAGGCCGACGAGCACCGCGTGGAAGAGACCCTTCAGCAGGTGGGCGGCTGGACCCTGCTCACGTTCGCCACCCGCAACGTCAAGTTCCTGAGCCTGAACGACGCCGAGTTGGAGGCCGTCGCGGCCGGCCGACTGACCAGCACCGCCGCCTTTGAACTGTTGCCGCTGGGCGAGCATGAGGAGCGCGCCGCCTTGCTCGACACCACCATTCGGGAAGGCTGGACCGCAAAAGAGGTGCGTCATCAGGTCAAGCAACTCCTCCAGGCCACGGACGCCCCCTCCGAGGCCAAGATGCTGGTGGACCGCGTGAAAACCGCCTTGACCGAGCGGCGGGTCGGCGACCTGAGCGCCGAAACCCGGCACCAGCTGGCCCAACTGGTCGAGCAGATGGAAACGCTGTTGAGCACCCAACAGGAGGCGCGCGCACCGCGCCGGGGTCGACGCGGCAAGGGAGAAGCTCCGGCCTCTTGA
- a CDS encoding acyltransferase family protein gives MSTPHPRVLAFDGLRGLLALAVVLSHVAALTFLPGRTQPSSFDYLLWHFGAPAVDVFFVLSGLVVARSYVRRPALWPYLAARLRRLAPLGLLGAVLGLGLARPLAASLPADLAPHGLLPILTEPLTGLDLQGVLTLGLGGWFEANRVNPPLWTLAIELYASALLPLMVWAARRWGWTALLISLPLAFGMVFVFWPLMVMPLFLLGVLLALQPPQVPARLLPLVGVLGAGVLLCRHVLGSDDAYLRWLTALGAAGVLLALEGLQPAFFQQRWAQWLGERSYALYATHFPVMVAAVWLGWNSIGVTGSGLLAVPVCLLVAHLAHHLTQGRSAQRVPRLLPEVSHD, from the coding sequence ATGTCCACCCCACACCCCCGTGTGCTTGCCTTTGACGGTCTCCGCGGCCTGCTGGCGCTCGCCGTGGTGCTCAGCCACGTCGCCGCCCTCACCTTTCTGCCTGGGCGCACCCAGCCCAGCTCGTTCGACTATCTGCTGTGGCACTTCGGAGCCCCTGCCGTCGACGTCTTTTTCGTCCTGAGCGGCCTGGTCGTCGCCCGCAGTTATGTGCGCCGGCCGGCTCTGTGGCCCTACCTGGCCGCCCGCCTGCGCCGCCTGGCCCCCCTGGGCCTGCTGGGTGCTGTGCTTGGCCTCGGCCTGGCCCGGCCGCTCGCCGCCAGTCTGCCCGCTGATCTGGCCCCGCACGGGCTCTTGCCCATCCTGACCGAGCCCCTAACCGGCCTAGACCTCCAGGGCGTGCTGACGCTCGGCCTGGGGGGCTGGTTCGAGGCCAACCGCGTCAACCCCCCCCTATGGACCCTGGCCATCGAGCTCTACGCCAGTGCGCTGCTGCCCCTGATGGTCTGGGCGGCGCGCCGCTGGGGCTGGACCGCCCTGCTCATCAGCCTGCCTTTGGCGTTCGGCATGGTCTTCGTGTTCTGGCCCCTGATGGTCATGCCCCTGTTTCTGTTGGGGGTGCTATTGGCCCTCCAGCCGCCTCAAGTGCCGGCCCGGCTCCTGCCGCTGGTGGGTGTGTTGGGTGCAGGCGTGCTCCTGTGCCGGCATGTCCTGGGCAGTGACGATGCGTATTTGCGCTGGCTGACCGCGCTTGGGGCCGCTGGAGTGCTGCTGGCCCTTGAAGGCCTCCAACCTGCCTTCTTCCAGCAGCGCTGGGCCCAATGGCTGGGGGAGCGCAGTTACGCCCTGTATGCCACCCATTTTCCCGTGATGGTGGCTGCTGTGTGGCTGGGCTGGAACTCTATTGGAGTCACCGGAAGTGGCCTGCTGGCGGTGCCCGTCTGTTTGCTGGTGGCCCACCTGGCCCATCACCTGACCCAGGGCCGGTCGGCCCAGCGGGTCCCTCGACTGCTACCTGAGGTGTCTCATGACTGA
- a CDS encoding DUF7007 domain-containing protein: MTDPQWTDRPTLDQNVPRFSPQLYGQSPWGTILEVEAVQPGVTFVVTGRHGGYHLTPAANEAIPVSVRHEDGWYERDVAAALCARFVPFPDADPAYVALVLERYYPDLDVNPSAECTAPVEKTTRAVQ, translated from the coding sequence ATGACTGATCCACAGTGGACTGACCGCCCTACGCTTGACCAGAACGTGCCACGCTTCTCGCCTCAACTCTACGGACAGAGTCCGTGGGGCACGATCCTGGAAGTGGAAGCAGTGCAGCCGGGCGTGACCTTTGTGGTGACGGGCCGCCACGGCGGGTATCACTTGACGCCGGCGGCGAACGAGGCCATTCCGGTCTCGGTTCGTCACGAGGACGGCTGGTATGAACGGGATGTGGCTGCGGCGCTCTGCGCGCGCTTCGTGCCCTTTCCCGATGCCGATCCGGCGTATGTCGCCCTGGTGCTGGAACGCTACTACCCGGACCTGGACGTCAATCCGTCAGCGGAATGTACGGCGCCTGTGGAGAAAACGACACGCGCCGTACAGTGA
- a CDS encoding replication initiator protein A, with product MTYWSITTEQAGRVVKVSCEAMPQYQVPHGLDNDVTTALINLFFEQGEPDDGVLVISVSQLLKLCGWHNNGRYISALKTSLRRLHTSSFTISGGWRDEPNRRWAHASFHFIERLGFSTADEASNFDLRSMITLRLAEDILYSLRSGYVKPLDTTFMGKLKRPRTRVLYRVLDAARFQLERVGASHDTLDVNVLAWADQCKIPSQGEAWRVIKALKGPHEELTKRGYLRAVEITGRGRDQRLRYEFAREFVPIDPAVARRLKGYGITDGGIRRLSQTHSRVTLMKEMDRFDELVRTKLLVVKKTKAAALMYLLQHPDEYPYPNTPPERPKPAARLPVDEPGSVDAAAQFADLTPEAAAERLISYLSPHYRRLLLPSDFDALRHAVVCERLNAGEVATEALAAVSRLDREGFINTLREHLLR from the coding sequence ATGACCTACTGGTCCATCACCACCGAGCAGGCGGGCCGGGTGGTGAAGGTCAGTTGTGAGGCCATGCCGCAATACCAGGTGCCACATGGCCTGGACAACGATGTCACAACCGCCCTGATCAACCTGTTCTTCGAGCAGGGCGAACCCGATGACGGTGTGCTGGTCATCAGTGTGTCTCAGCTTTTGAAACTGTGCGGTTGGCACAACAACGGCCGGTATATCTCTGCCCTGAAGACCTCCCTGCGCCGGCTGCACACCAGTTCATTCACCATTTCTGGTGGGTGGCGCGATGAGCCAAATCGCCGGTGGGCGCACGCCAGTTTTCATTTCATTGAGCGCCTGGGGTTTTCCACGGCTGATGAAGCTTCCAATTTTGACCTCCGGTCGATGATCACGCTGCGCCTGGCCGAAGACATCCTTTACAGCCTGCGCAGCGGCTACGTCAAACCGCTCGATACCACATTCATGGGTAAGCTCAAGCGCCCCCGCACACGCGTGCTCTACCGGGTGCTGGACGCTGCACGATTTCAACTGGAGCGGGTGGGCGCCTCCCACGACACCCTGGATGTCAATGTGCTGGCCTGGGCAGATCAGTGCAAGATTCCTTCGCAGGGGGAAGCCTGGCGGGTCATCAAGGCTCTGAAAGGACCCCATGAAGAGCTGACCAAACGTGGCTACTTGCGTGCCGTGGAGATCACCGGCCGAGGGCGCGACCAGCGTCTGCGGTATGAATTCGCGCGGGAATTTGTGCCCATCGATCCAGCGGTGGCCCGGCGGCTCAAGGGGTACGGCATTACCGATGGTGGGATTCGCCGTCTGTCTCAGACGCACAGCCGCGTCACCTTGATGAAAGAGATGGACCGCTTTGACGAACTCGTTCGAACGAAGCTCCTGGTGGTCAAAAAGACCAAGGCCGCGGCCCTGATGTATCTGTTGCAGCATCCAGATGAATATCCTTACCCCAACACGCCGCCGGAGCGCCCCAAGCCTGCAGCACGGCTTCCTGTGGATGAGCCAGGGTCTGTGGATGCCGCGGCCCAGTTCGCAGATCTGACGCCAGAAGCCGCAGCGGAACGCCTGATCAGCTACCTCAGTCCCCATTACCGCCGGTTGCTGCTTCCCTCGGACTTTGATGCGCTGCGGCATGCCGTCGTGTGTGAGCGTCTGAATGCAGGGGAGGTGGCCACAGAGGCCCTCGCCGCCGTCAGCCGGTTGGATCGCGAGGGCTTCATCAACACGTTGCGCGAGCACCTCCTGCGCTGA